Proteins encoded in a region of the Vicia villosa cultivar HV-30 ecotype Madison, WI linkage group LG5, Vvil1.0, whole genome shotgun sequence genome:
- the LOC131604404 gene encoding uncharacterized protein LOC131604404 produces MANIVTVDKKTTKHTFSCSFYREDITPLVRLSTRVTGQNLDEFRKTYGHILLMLTTRIDEWGLYTLLQFYDSELRCFTFQDYQLAPTLEEYAHILQIKVQHKVPFVCAPEKPKMDRIADALYLSMKDVKDNWKPNGGTHGFYVKFLMREAETLADKEKWKEFNALLAVMIYGLVMFPNIPNFVDLTAICLFMDQNPVPTLLADTYYAIHSRYGKKGSVGGCLPILYEWFSSHLPKSGAFVTTRDSQKWPQRIMGLTANDIVWYHLRTDIEQVITRCGSFGNVPLIGTKGVINYNPKLALRQLGFVLKDKPLDKEIFESVCFEKGTDPEGLEKVRSAWNKIHTEDRTTLGGKNAIAKKAYTEWVEERVKERLLPFPKVSPLYEQPPEILTATVPAEEYNQVHVENIRLREKGEDAKIKYFLVDQKRAELAHEVKMLKRGSSRVQKRARTEKGERATTVRIEDHQRVIEEAVKKAEEKLKREYREDLRAHKLRVEKEARAEVHQMVFLSD; encoded by the exons ATGGCTAACATTGTGACCGTCGACAAAAAGACTACGAAGCATACCTTCTCTTGCAGTTTCTACCGTGAGGATATAACACCTTTGGTTCGATTGAGCACCCGAGTTACTGGGCAAAATTTGGATGAATTCAGAAAGACTTATGGCCACATTCTGCTTATGTTAACTACTCGTATTGATGAGTGGGGTCTCTACACTCTTCTTCAGTTTTATGATTCTGAGCTGCGCTGCTTTACCTTTCAAGATTACCAACTAGCCCCTACCCTCGAAGAGTATGCACACATTCTTCAAATCAAAGTTCAACATAAGGTTCCTTTTGTGTGTGCACCTGAGAAGCCCAAAATGGATCGCATTGCTGATGCTCTTTATTTAAGCATGAAGGACGTTAAggataactggaagcctaatggtgggaCCCATGGATTCTATGTGAAGTTTCTGATGAGGGAAGCTGAAACCCTTGCTGATAAGGAAAAgtggaaagaattcaatgctctGCTGGCCGTCATGATCTATGGATTAGTGATGTTCCCGAATATTCCAAATTTTGTTGATCTCACTGCCATTTGTCTCTTCATGGATCAAAATCCTGTACCCACTCTGTTGGCCGACACTTATTATGCCATCCATTCTAGGTATGGAAAAAAAGGATCAGTTGGGGGTTGTTTGCCAATACTGTACGAATGGTTTTCTTCACATTTGCCTAAAAGCGGAGCATTTGTCACTACAAGAGATTCACAGAAGTGGCCCCAAAGGATTATGGGACTTACTGCAAATGATATTGTTTGGTATCACCTCCGAACGGACATCGAGCAAGTTATAACCAGATGTGGCAGTTTTGGCAATGTTCCTCTCATAGGGACAAAAGGAGTTATCAACTATAATCCGAAGCTAGCACTGCGCCAGTTGGGTTTTGTACTGAAGGACAAGCCTTTGGATAAAGAGATATTTGAGTCcgtttgttttgaaaaaggaaCCGATCCAGAAGGTTTGGAGAAAGTAAGGAGTGCGTGGAACAAAATTCATACAGAAGACCGAACTACCTTGGGGGGAAAGAATGCTATTGCTAAGAAAGCTTATACtgaatgggttgaagaaagaGTTAAGGAGCGCCTGCTGCCTTTCCCAAAGGTTAGCCCTCTATATGAACAACCACCTGAGATTTTAACTGCCACTGTACCAGCTGAGGAGTACAACCAAGTACATGTGGAGAATATCAGGTTGCGAGAAAAAGGGGAAGACGCTAAAATAAAGTACTTCTTGGTGGATCAgaaaagggctgaattagcacatgaggttaaaatgCTGAAAagaggatcttccagagttcaaaaaaGGGCTAGAACTGAAAAGGGTGAAAGAGCTACCACTGTTCGTATTGAGGACCATCAAAGGGTTATAGAAGAAGCGGTGAAGAAAGCAGAAGAAAAACTCAAGCGAGAGTACAGAGAAGATTTAAGGGCTCACAAGCTCAGAGtagagaaagaggctagggccgaa GTACATCAGATGGTGTTCTTATCTGACTGA
- the LOC131606417 gene encoding 3-phosphoshikimate 1-carboxyvinyltransferase 2, whose translation MAQLSRINNLVQSTQIFHHSSISHKPKSAKSVSLRSSLLGSSKSCSLKHKNGVFVGNCDMGRGNSFVLKASASVATAEKPSTAPEIVLEPISEISGSITLPGSKSLSNRILLLAALSEGTTVVENLLDSEDIHYMLEALKVLGLRVEDDKTTKQAVVEGSGGLFPTGRESKDEVNLFLGNAGTAMRPLTAALVAAGGNTRYILDGVPRMRERPIGDLVSGLKQLGADVDCFLGTDCPPVRIIGKGGLPGGKVKLSGSISSQYLTALLMAAPLALGDVEIEIIDKLISVPYVEMTLKLMERFGVSVEHSDNWDRFLVRGGQKYKSPGNAFVEGDASSASYFLAGAAVTGGTITVIGCGTSSLQGDVKFAEVLEKMGAKVTWTENSVTVTGPPQDSSGRKVLQGIDVNMNKMPDVAMTLAVVALFANGPTTIRDVASWRVKETERMIAICTELRKLGATVEEGPDYCVITPPEKLNVTSIDTYDDHRMAMAFSLAACGDVPVTIKDPGCTRKTFPDYFQVLERFTKH comes from the exons ATGGCCCAGTTGAGTAGAATCAACAATCTTGTTCAAAGCACCCAAATTTTCCACCATTCTTCCATTTCCCACAAACCCAAATCAGCAAAATCAGTTTCATTGAGGTCTAGCCTTCTGGGCTCCTCAAAATCATGCAGCTTGAAGCATAAAAATGGAGTCTTTGTTGGAAATTGTGATATGGGTAGGGGGAATTCGTTTGTGTTGAAGGCTTCTGCTTCGGTTGCCACCGCCGAGAAGCCGTCGACGGCGCCGGAGATTGTGTTGGAACCCATTAGTGAAATTTCTGGGTCCATTACTTTGCCTGGATCAAAGTCTCTATCCAATCGAATTCTGCTTCTAGCTGCTCTCTCTGAG GGAACAACTGTTGTAGAGAACTTGTTGGATAGTGAGGATATTCATTACATGCTTGAGGCATTGAAGGTCCTTGGACTTCGAGTGGAAGACGACAAAACAACCAAACAAGCAGTTGTGGAAGGCAGCGGAGGATTATTTCCAACCGGTAGAGAGTCTAAAGATGAAGTTAATTTGTTCCTTGGTAATGCCGGTACGGCAATGCGTCCTTTGACGGCAGCCTTGGTTGCTGCAGGTGGAAATACAAG ATACATACTTGATGGAGTTCCTCGAATGAGAGAAAGACCAATTGGGGATTTGGTTTCCGGTCTTAAGCAACTTGGTGCAGATGTTGATTGTTTTCTTGGCACAGACTGTCCACCCGTTCGTATAATTGGAAAGGGAGGACTTCCAGGGGGAAAG GTGAAACTGTCCGGATCTATTAGCAGTCAGTACCTAACTGCTTTGCTTATGGCAGCACCGTTGGCTCTAGGCGATGTTGAGATTGAGATTATTGATAAGCTGATTTCTGTTCCGTACGTTGAAATGACTTTAAAGTTGATGGAGCGCTTTGGAGTCTCTGTCGAACATAGTGATAATTGGGATAGGTTTTTGGTCCGTGGAGGTCAAAAGTACAA GTCTCCTGGAAATGCTTTCGTTGAAGGTGATGCTTCAAGCGCCAGTTACTTCCTAGCCGGTGCAGCAGTTACCGGTGGAACCATCACCGTTATCGGCTGCGGAACAAGCAGTTTGCAG GGAGATGTAAAATTCGCTGAAGTTCTCGAAAAGATGGGAGCTAAAGTTACATGGACAGAAAACAGTGTCACAGTTACGGGACCTCCACAAGATTCTTCTGGTCGGAAAGTATTGCAAGGCATTGATGTCAATATGAACAAGATGCCAGATGTTGCCATGACACTCGCCGTTGTTGCGCTATTTGCTAATGGTCCAACTACTATCAGAGACG TGGCAAGCTGGAGAGTTAAAGAGACAGAAAGAATGATAGCAATCTGCACAGAACTCAGAAAG CTCGGAGCAACAGTTGAAGAAGGTCCTGATTACTGCGTCATAACACCACCTGAGAAATTGAATGTGACATCAATAGACACGTATGACGATCATAGAATGGCGATGGCGTTTTCTCTTGCGGCTTGTGGCGATGTTCCGGTCACAATCAAGGATCCTGGTTGCACAAGGAAAACATTCCCTGACTACTTTCAAGTCCTTGAGAGGTTTACAAAGCATTAA